In Gossypium arboreum isolate Shixiya-1 chromosome 6, ASM2569848v2, whole genome shotgun sequence, the following are encoded in one genomic region:
- the LOC108486744 gene encoding uncharacterized protein LOC108486744, translated as MLSGVKVIPRDEIDKEENENSDRKNKRYISKVEKNKRKRKSSGYCGSSDDDIERIEKGSRRNKKWYSSEEYSSESESEGSSDTNKGRHSDRRKDKRNKKRSRSKKKRYSSSSAYSSEDVDEDRRRNSGVGKKKDDGRESPLKENEIERKEIGLEWMLRPAFKTDKKPLEPVAVEQVEEPPTEEIKTMHSRELNPYLKDNGTGYPEEAEEKRAGVDRLLSSSLVGDGGASWRLKALKRAEEQASREGRSIEEVVLERWGSLDILAAYGASRRAAAPRAHLHAIRNRKQGPDDEKQNVADNQRERKSERNSERNTTRDYLRDVSLRHSDMKTPKVRDSLSWGKRKNQNIPAKNAGAISTANKFTNDGNFMQEFLRKQGNDTITSGSHTDHDGNMNSKVVASETNKPSEAATMPKANLSINQLAAKALQLRLKGKHDEAEKLLLEVESMKAKQNTGDHASKQQNVDNNSRHVVHDVSLRKGKDDDDTDKHLARRIMQNKQFSVSGQADDEYDYEDGPSRKPRKKGGESNRVSGNNHLAKRILTQQERCLFCFENPNRPKHLVVAIANFTYLMLPQWLPVVPGHCCILPMQHEPATRTIENNVWDEIRNFKKCLIMMFAKQDKEMVFLETVMGLAQQRRHCLIECIPLPREIAKQAPVYFKKAIDEAEDEWSQHNAKKLIDTSEKGLRGSIPKNFPYFHVEFGLNKGFVHVIDDESQFKSSLGLNVIRGMLQLPEEDMYRRRRHQSVEEQKQAVASFVRDWEAFDWTKQLD; from the exons ATGCTTTCTGGGGTGAAGGTTATACCTCGTGATGAGATTGATAAG GAAGAAAATGAGAACTCAGATAGGAAGAATAAGAGATACATTAGTAAAGtggaaaagaataaaagaaaaaggaaaagctcTGGGTATTGTGGTTCTTCGGATGATGATATTGAGAGAATAGAAAAAGGATCTAGACGAAATAAGAAGTGGTATTCATCAGAGGAGTATTCAAGCGAAAGTGAGAGCGAAGGGAGTTCCGATACAAATAAAGGGAGGCATTCAGATAGAAGAAAGGATAAGAGGAATAAGAAACGATCCAGAAGTAAAAAGAAACGTTATTCATCGTCATCAGCTTATTCGTCTGAAGATGTGGATGAGGATCGAAGACGTAATTCAGGAGTTGGAAAGAAAAAGG ATGATGGTAGAGAATCTCCTTTGAAAGAGAATGAGATTGAGAGGAAAGAAATTGGATTGGAATGGATGCTCAGACCTGCATTTAAGACTGATAAGAAACCTTTAGAACCTGTTGCTGTTGAACAAGTTGAGGAACCTCCTACTGAGGAG ATAAAGACGATGCATTCTAGAGAGTTGAATCCATATCTGAAAGATAATGGAACTGGTTATCCAGAGGAAGCAGAAGAAAAGAGAGCTGGTGTAGACAGGCTTTTATCTTCTTCGCTTGTAGGGGATGGAGGTGCTAGTTGGAGACTTAAAGCTTTGAAGCGTGCAGAAGAGCAAGCTTCTCGAGAAGGACGAAGTATTGAGGAG GTTGTTCTAGAACGTTGGGGTTCTCTTGATATACTGGCTGCATATGGAGCATCTCGTAGAGCTGCTGCACCTCGAGCCCATCTGCATGCCATAAGAAATAGAAAGCAAGGCCCAGATGATGAGAAACAAAATGTTGCAGACAATCAAAGGGAAAGAAAGTCTGAAAGAAATTCTGAAAGG AACACTACTCGAGACTATTTGCGGGATGTATCTCTTCGGCATTCTGACATGAAGACCCCAAAAGTCCGTGATTCATTATCCTGGGGAAAACGAAAAAACCAAAATATTCCTGCTAAAAATGCTGGTGCTATATCAACTGCAAATAAGTTTACCAATGATGGAAACTTCATGCAAGAATTTCTTCGCAAGCAGGGAAATGATACTATCACATCTGGTTCACATACAGATCATGATGGAAATATGAACTCAAAAGTTGTAGCATCAGAGACGAATAAACCTAGTGAAGCTGCTACAATGCCAAAGGCGAATTTGAGCATAAACCAATTGGCAGCTAAGGCTTTGCAGCTTCGGTTGAAGGGAAAGCATGATGAGGCTGAGAAACTTCTG CTGGAAGTTGAGAGCATGAAGGCTAAGCAGAACACTGGAGATCATGCCAGTAAGCAGCAGAATGTTGACAACAACAGCAG ACATGTTGTTCATGATGTATCGCTTAGGAAGGGGAAGGATGATGATGATACCGATAAGCATCTAGCTCGAAGAATAATGCAGAATAAACAATTTAGTGTATCTGGTCAGGCTGATGACGAATATGACTATGAAGATGGTCCAAGCAGAAAACCACGGAAGAAGGGTGGGGAAAGTAATCGGGTCTCTGGAAATAATCATTTGGCTAAGCGTATATTGACTCAGCAAGAGCGCTGTCTTTTCTGCTTTGAAAACCCTAACAGACCAAAACATCTTGTTGTTGCTATAGCAAATTTCACATACTTGATGCTACCACAATGGCTGCCTGTTGTGCCAGGTCACTGCTGTATCTTACCAATGCAG CATGAGCCAGCCACGAGAACAATTGAAAATAATGTGTGGGATGAAATCCGCAACTTTAAGAAATGCTTAATTATGATGTTTGCCAAGCAAGATAAGGAGATGGTGTTCTTGGAAACTGTGATGGGATTAGCACAACAGCGTCGCCATTGTCTGATTGAATGCATTCCTTTGCCACGGGAAATTGCAAAACAGGCTCCTGTGTATTTTAAAAAG GCAATTGATGAAGCCGAGGATGAGTGGAGCCAGCACAATGCAAAGAAGCTGATAGACACGAGTGAGAAGGGATTGCGCGGTTCAATTCCGAAAAATTTCCCATATTTCCATGTTGAATTCGGTCTAAACAAAGGGTTTGTGCATGTAATTGATGATGAAAGCCAGTTCAAGAGCAGCCTTGGTCTCAATGTTATTAGAGGTATGTTACAACTTCCAGAGGAGGACATGTACCGCCGCCGGAGGCATCAATCTGTGGAGGAACAAAAGCAGGCTGTTGCCAGTTTTGTTCGTGATTGGGAAGCTTTTGACTGGACAAAACAACTTGACTAG